DNA from Actinomycetota bacterium:
ACAACAACATTCGCTACATCCAAGGCAATCACGAATGGGTCCTGATGGGTCCCCATGGCAAGGGCGCGCGTTCCGCACCCCATGTGCGCCAGTCGAATCTGGACTTCATCGGTAATACCCCTGACGAAATTCGCACCACGGTGAACGGCAAGTCGCTGTTGATGGTGCACTCGACTCCCTGGCCGCCAAAGGGTCACTACCTTTATGCTGGAGATCCACTTTTCCAACGCTGCGAAGAACTCGACGCGGACTACTTGATTCTTGGACACACCCATGTGCCAATGGTTGAGCGCATCGGACGCACCCTCGTGATCAACCCAGGATCACTGACCTTCACTCGCGAGCCAGGCGCATACGGGATGCTGTCGTACGCAATCTTGGACACCACCACCGATGAAGTCACGATGAAGCATCCACCCAAGGATCCAGAGGCCTACAAGGTGCGTGATACGCCTGACCCAACCCTCATAGCGGAGTCCGTCTCAAACTCTGATCCAGAGTCCATTGCACAGTCGAGCTAGCGAATCTGCGCCGCCAGCACTGGTACTTCTGCAAGGGCTCGTAAAGCGTCATTCATGTGCGTGCAGCCATCGATGCCTGGCAACTGCTCATTCACAATTGTCCTGAACTCGCGCAAGGGCTGACCAACCAAGCGGCTGACGTTCACCGATGCCAGCGGGCATTCGCGAAATGGCAGCACCTGCGGCAAGGCTTGGATCGCAGTAACCAAGCCAGTGGTCGCATCGACGGTCGCTTGAATCGTGTATTCATGCACAGCGATGCGCGGTCCACCTGGAGAGGTGCCGGCATCCTGAAAGAAGGCGTCAATCACATACTGATCACCTTCACGCCAGACATCCATGCGACGTGAACGACGCGATGACACTTCAACGACCTGAAAGAGTTCGTGCCATGCAAAGGGATCATCTTCGCGGACTAGATCTGGCACCGGCTGGATTGCGTGCACGGCTGGCGGATTACCATCAACGCCAAGTGCACTTGCACCCTTTTGGAAGCCAGCACAGATTCCTTGCAACGAAATCTTGCGCGCCTTGGTTTCTGGCGAATTGAAGTCGAAGTCCTCCTCCTTGTCGCGCCAATGCGTGAATGCGAATCCTGAAACCAAAGTTGCACCGGCAAGGTCATCGAGGAGCAGATAGAGCGGAGTCCCCGCCGCAACTTCTTCTGGCAATTGCTGAACAACTCTGGCTCGTGAACCGC
Protein-coding regions in this window:
- a CDS encoding metallophosphoesterase family protein yields the protein MKLGIVSDVHCQDEHLQLTVRALIDEGVDEILCAGDAHYEYRLSNEVAEIIRDNNIRYIQGNHEWVLMGPHGKGARSAPHVRQSNLDFIGNTPDEIRTTVNGKSLLMVHSTPWPPKGHYLYAGDPLFQRCEELDADYLILGHTHVPMVERIGRTLVINPGSLTFTREPGAYGMLSYAILDTTTDEVTMKHPPKDPEAYKVRDTPDPTLIAESVSNSDPESIAQSS
- a CDS encoding DUF2889 domain-containing protein; the protein is MAVEVPADVRVLGPAIPTPVRRLGSVRRTSTIDAIWPEGAGTPMHLFGRSRDLLTPSDGSTPVVLIEDSLEAVVEPDRTTTSLSSIPARVDLQPLVGVKGGGGSRARVVQQLPEEVAAGTPLYLLLDDLAGATLVSGFAFTHWRDKEEDFDFNSPETKARKISLQGICAGFQKGASALGVDGNPPAVHAIQPVPDLVREDDPFAWHELFQVVEVSSRRSRRMDVWREGDQYVIDAFFQDAGTSPGGPRIAVHEYTIQATVDATTGLVTAIQALPQVLPFRECPLASVNVSRLVGQPLREFRTIVNEQLPGIDGCTHMNDALRALAEVPVLAAQIR